The following proteins are encoded in a genomic region of Rubrobacter xylanophilus DSM 9941:
- a CDS encoding SDR family oxidoreductase, whose product MSEGEGRVALVSGGNRGIGLEICRQLAAKGIAVVLGSRDERRGREAAEGIAGRVVAHQLDVADQESVDRIAAYVEREFGRLDILVNNAGVAPDGGQRGVEADLEKVREALEINLLGAWRLSRAFIPLMRRNGYGRIVNVSSGLGSISEMGGGSPAYRVSKAALNALTRILASELRGTGVLVNAVCPGWVQTEMGSPGAPRPVQEGADTPVWAATLPKGGPTGGFFRDRRPIPW is encoded by the coding sequence ATGTCTGAGGGAGAGGGCAGGGTCGCGCTCGTCAGCGGGGGCAACCGCGGGATAGGGCTGGAGATCTGCCGGCAGCTCGCCGCGAAGGGGATCGCCGTGGTCCTGGGCTCCCGGGACGAGCGGCGGGGGCGGGAGGCGGCGGAGGGGATCGCCGGGAGGGTGGTCGCCCACCAGCTCGACGTCGCCGACCAGGAGAGCGTGGACCGGATCGCCGCCTACGTCGAGCGGGAGTTCGGGCGGCTGGACATCCTGGTCAACAACGCCGGGGTGGCTCCCGACGGGGGGCAGCGCGGGGTGGAGGCCGACCTGGAGAAGGTCCGGGAGGCGCTGGAGATCAACCTGCTCGGCGCCTGGCGCCTGTCCAGGGCCTTCATTCCCCTCATGCGGCGCAACGGCTACGGCCGCATCGTCAACGTCTCCAGCGGCCTGGGCTCCATAAGCGAGATGGGCGGGGGCTCCCCGGCCTACCGGGTCTCGAAGGCCGCGCTCAACGCCCTCACGCGCATCCTGGCCTCCGAGCTGCGGGGCACCGGCGTCCTGGTCAACGCGGTGTGCCCCGGCTGGGTCCAGACGGAGATGGGCAGCCCGGGGGCGCCGCGTCCCGTGCAGGAGGGGGCGGACACGCCGGTCTGGGCGGCCACCCTCCCGAAGGGGGGCCCGACCGGCGGGTTCTTCCGGGACCGCCGCCCGATCCCGTGGTGA
- a CDS encoding DUF190 domain-containing protein, with protein sequence MHEAFREQGIEDVSVHRGILGFDRSSEILSARPLRFHPDLPVVVEAAGTRWRVEAALPRVRAALPRGLITLSEVELHPPEGG encoded by the coding sequence GTGCACGAGGCCTTCCGGGAGCAGGGGATAGAGGACGTCTCCGTCCACCGGGGCATCCTCGGCTTCGACCGCTCCTCCGAGATCCTCTCCGCCCGCCCCCTGCGCTTCCATCCCGACCTTCCCGTGGTCGTCGAGGCCGCCGGGACCCGCTGGCGGGTGGAGGCCGCCCTCCCGCGCGTGCGCGCGGCGCTCCCCCGCGGGCTCATCACCCTCTCGGAGGTCGAGCTCCACCCGCCGGAAGGGGGTTGA
- a CDS encoding DedA family protein, translated as MGPVPDLAGWAAEVIRSLGYAGVILIMLAENLFPPIPSEVVLPFVGFMVSRGHLAFVPALLTATLGSLAGAYALYALGRWGGRPLILRYSWLLRVSKEDLDRADHWFDRYGGWIVFFGRMVPGVRSIVSIPAGLSEMPLGRFTLLTAAGSALWNTALISAGFFFGENWRRVAGFADSASPVLLAAAAAALAGWWLLWRARRRKGRGAAG; from the coding sequence GTGGGGCCGGTGCCTGACCTCGCCGGCTGGGCGGCGGAGGTGATCCGCTCCCTCGGCTACGCCGGGGTGATCCTGATCATGCTCGCCGAGAACCTCTTCCCGCCCATCCCCTCGGAGGTGGTCCTGCCCTTCGTGGGCTTTATGGTCTCGCGGGGGCATTTGGCCTTCGTGCCCGCGCTCCTGACCGCGACCCTCGGCTCGCTGGCGGGGGCCTACGCGCTCTACGCCCTGGGGCGCTGGGGCGGCCGGCCCCTCATCCTGCGCTACAGCTGGCTGCTGCGGGTCAGCAAGGAGGATCTGGACCGCGCCGACCACTGGTTCGACCGCTACGGCGGCTGGATCGTGTTCTTCGGCCGGATGGTCCCGGGGGTCAGGAGCATCGTCTCCATCCCGGCGGGCCTCTCGGAGATGCCCCTCGGGCGCTTTACCCTGCTGACCGCGGCGGGCTCGGCGCTCTGGAACACGGCCCTGATCTCCGCGGGCTTCTTCTTCGGGGAGAACTGGCGGCGGGTGGCCGGGTTCGCGGACTCGGCCTCGCCGGTGCTGCTGGCCGCCGCGGCGGCCGCGCTGGCCGGCTGGTGGCTGCTGTGGAGGGCGCGGCGCAGGAAGGGAAGGGGGGCTGCGGGGTGA
- a CDS encoding alpha/beta fold hydrolase has protein sequence MTGWREERVPGEVELAVSLWGEGPDPVLCLHGITAQHRAFNFLARCLDGRRPLAGMDLRGRGNSGKPPAGCYGLGAHAGDVVRVLDHLGLREATIAGHSMGAFVGLEVARRHPERVRALILLDGGWPRAGEPSGELDEGLERAFSRLEMTFAGLEEYLDFWFPGRNLSPEDLPPELEDYYRYDLEEADGGLRPKASLAAAREDARYLASRGPTVRELAGVRCPVALVRAAEGFFPGSDPLIPDPVRDAMAGALDVRREILAAGANHYTLLLDPRHVRRWAGLAADEGWAR, from the coding sequence GTGACGGGCTGGCGGGAGGAGCGGGTTCCGGGGGAGGTGGAGCTCGCCGTCTCTCTGTGGGGGGAGGGGCCGGACCCGGTGCTCTGTCTGCACGGGATCACGGCCCAGCATCGGGCGTTCAACTTCCTGGCCCGATGCCTCGACGGCCGCCGCCCGCTCGCCGGGATGGACCTGCGCGGCCGCGGCAACTCGGGGAAGCCCCCCGCGGGTTGTTACGGGCTCGGGGCGCACGCCGGGGACGTCGTCCGGGTGCTCGACCACCTCGGGCTGCGGGAGGCCACCATCGCCGGGCACTCCATGGGCGCCTTCGTGGGGCTGGAGGTCGCCCGCCGCCACCCGGAGAGGGTGCGCGCCCTGATCCTGCTGGACGGCGGCTGGCCCCGCGCCGGTGAGCCCTCCGGGGAGCTGGACGAGGGGCTGGAGCGGGCCTTCTCCCGGCTGGAGATGACCTTCGCCGGCCTCGAGGAGTACCTGGACTTCTGGTTCCCCGGCCGGAACCTCTCGCCCGAAGACCTGCCGCCGGAGCTCGAGGACTACTACCGCTACGACCTAGAGGAGGCGGACGGCGGCCTCCGGCCCAAGGCCTCCCTCGCCGCCGCCCGCGAGGACGCCCGCTACCTGGCCTCCCGCGGACCCACGGTGCGCGAGCTGGCCGGGGTGCGCTGCCCGGTTGCCCTCGTGCGGGCCGCCGAGGGCTTCTTCCCGGGCAGCGACCCGCTCATCCCGGACCCCGTGCGGGACGCCATGGCCGGGGCGCTGGACGTCCGGCGCGAGATCCTCGCCGCGGGCGCCAACCACTACACCCTCCTGCTCGACCCCCGGCACGTGCGGCGCTGGGCCGGGCTCGCGGCGGACGAGGGGTGGGCGCGGTAG
- a CDS encoding MFS transporter encodes MKGTPGGEDRRGRAALRFVVLLGVVDLLADATYEGARSIAGPFLAHLGAGAAATGFVAGLGEFAGYALRAVSGYLGDRTGRFWAITIFGYVLNLAAVPLLALAGSWQAAFALMVAERSGRAIRGPARDAMLSHAGSRMGRGWAFGLHEALDQLGAVAGPLAVAAALYLAGGYRTGFAILAAPAALSIATLLLSRRLYPEPERLETEREGRGLPRAFWLYMAFVVPGVAGFASFQLVSYHLKTAGLLPGAGIPLAFAAAMGVDALVALASGRLFDRLGLAVLASVPLLTLPVAPLAFSGSAVAALAGVLLWGAVMGVQETIMRAAVGGMAPAGVRGTAYGLFNAVYGLCWFAGSAAMGALYEVSADHAVAFSVALELASVLPLALLLREVRR; translated from the coding sequence GTGAAGGGCACGCCGGGAGGCGAGGACAGGCGGGGCCGCGCCGCGCTGCGCTTCGTGGTGCTGCTCGGGGTGGTCGACCTCCTGGCCGACGCCACCTACGAGGGGGCCAGGAGCATAGCCGGCCCCTTTCTCGCCCACCTGGGGGCGGGGGCCGCGGCGACCGGCTTCGTGGCGGGGCTCGGGGAGTTCGCGGGCTACGCCCTCCGGGCCGTCTCCGGCTACCTGGGCGACCGGACCGGGCGGTTCTGGGCCATCACCATCTTCGGCTACGTCCTGAACCTGGCGGCGGTCCCGCTGCTCGCGCTCGCCGGGAGCTGGCAGGCCGCCTTCGCCCTCATGGTCGCCGAGCGCTCGGGGCGCGCGATCCGGGGCCCGGCCCGCGACGCGATGCTCTCCCACGCGGGGTCGCGGATGGGGCGCGGGTGGGCCTTCGGGCTGCACGAGGCGCTGGACCAGCTGGGCGCGGTGGCCGGGCCGCTGGCGGTGGCCGCGGCGCTCTACCTGGCGGGCGGCTACCGGACCGGCTTCGCCATCCTGGCGGCCCCCGCCGCCCTCTCCATCGCGACGCTCCTCCTCTCCCGCCGCCTCTACCCCGAGCCGGAGCGGCTGGAGACGGAGCGGGAGGGGCGGGGGCTCCCGCGCGCCTTCTGGCTGTACATGGCGTTCGTCGTCCCCGGGGTCGCGGGCTTCGCCAGCTTCCAGCTCGTCTCCTACCACCTGAAGACCGCCGGGCTGCTGCCGGGCGCCGGCATCCCCCTCGCCTTCGCCGCCGCCATGGGGGTAGACGCGCTGGTAGCGCTCGCCTCCGGGCGGCTCTTCGACCGCCTGGGGCTCGCGGTGCTGGCCTCGGTGCCCCTGCTCACCCTCCCCGTCGCCCCGCTGGCCTTCTCGGGGAGCGCGGTGGCGGCCCTCGCCGGGGTGCTGCTGTGGGGGGCGGTGATGGGGGTGCAGGAGACGATCATGCGGGCCGCCGTGGGCGGGATGGCCCCCGCGGGGGTGCGGGGGACGGCCTACGGCCTCTTCAACGCCGTCTACGGGCTCTGCTGGTTCGCCGGGAGCGCGGCGATGGGCGCGCTCTACGAGGTCTCGGCCGACCACGCCGTGGCCTTCTCGGTGGCGCTGGAGCTGGCCTCGGTGCTCCCGCTCGCCCTGCTCCTCCGGGAGGTCCGCCGGTAG
- a CDS encoding TIGR00725 family protein — MSGAPYISVVGSGRASGELYELAREVGRLVAGRGAVVVCGGLGGVMEAAARGAREAGGVAIGVLPGEDRRGANRYLTYAVATGAGQARNLAVVCSGDAVIAVGGEYGTLSEIGLARKVGRPVVVLRGWELGPHVAVAATPREAVERAFGMIGAL; from the coding sequence GTGAGCGGCGCCCCCTACATCTCGGTCGTGGGCTCGGGGCGGGCCTCCGGGGAGCTCTACGAGCTCGCGCGCGAGGTGGGGCGCCTGGTGGCCGGGCGCGGCGCGGTGGTGGTGTGCGGGGGGCTCGGCGGGGTGATGGAGGCCGCCGCCCGGGGGGCGAGGGAGGCCGGGGGCGTGGCCATAGGGGTGCTCCCCGGCGAGGACCGCAGGGGGGCCAACCGCTACCTCACCTACGCGGTGGCCACCGGGGCCGGGCAGGCGCGGAACCTGGCGGTCGTCTGCTCGGGGGACGCGGTGATCGCCGTGGGCGGGGAGTACGGGACGCTCTCCGAGATAGGGCTCGCCCGCAAGGTGGGGCGTCCGGTGGTGGTGCTGCGGGGCTGGGAGCTCGGCCCCCACGTCGCGGTCGCCGCCACCCCGCGCGAGGCGGTGGAGAGGGCCTTCGGTATGATCGGGGCGTTGTAG
- a CDS encoding TIGR00282 family metallophosphoesterase has protein sequence MGAVVLRLLFVGDVVGEGAVDAVVGLLPRLREELGLDAAVVNGENAAGGAGITPQLAERLLSAADFITLGDHAFDREEAAAYLDREGRIIRPANLPEGLPGRGWGAFEAGGARVGVACVQGRLFMREACSPFEAADRALEGLRGADLVLFDLHAEATSEKQALGWHLDGRAAAALGTHTHVPTADLRLLPGGTAYVSDVGMAGSPDGIIGMDREGFMEVFLRRRRAPVTPARGPVRVDAVLVEADPKSGRAVGASRVFREAA, from the coding sequence GTGGGCGCGGTAGTGCTCCGCCTGCTGTTCGTCGGGGATGTGGTGGGGGAGGGGGCCGTCGACGCGGTCGTCGGGCTCCTGCCGCGGCTGCGCGAGGAGCTGGGGCTGGACGCCGCGGTCGTCAACGGGGAGAACGCCGCCGGCGGGGCCGGGATAACCCCGCAGCTGGCGGAGAGGCTGCTCTCCGCGGCGGACTTCATCACGCTGGGGGACCACGCCTTCGACCGGGAGGAGGCGGCCGCCTACCTGGACCGGGAGGGGCGCATCATCCGGCCCGCCAACCTGCCCGAGGGGCTGCCGGGGCGCGGGTGGGGCGCCTTCGAGGCCGGCGGGGCGCGCGTCGGGGTGGCCTGCGTGCAGGGGCGGCTGTTCATGCGGGAGGCGTGCTCCCCCTTCGAGGCGGCCGACCGGGCGCTCGAGGGGCTGCGGGGAGCGGACCTCGTCCTCTTCGACCTGCACGCCGAGGCGACCAGCGAGAAGCAGGCGCTCGGCTGGCACCTCGACGGGCGGGCGGCGGCCGCGCTCGGCACCCACACCCACGTCCCCACCGCCGATCTGCGCCTGCTCCCGGGCGGGACGGCCTACGTCTCGGACGTGGGGATGGCGGGCTCGCCCGACGGGATCATCGGGATGGACCGGGAGGGGTTCATGGAGGTCTTCTTGCGGCGGCGCCGGGCCCCCGTGACCCCGGCGCGCGGGCCGGTGCGGGTGGACGCGGTGCTGGTGGAGGCCGACCCGAAGAGCGGCCGGGCCGTCGGGGCCAGCCGCGTCTTCCGGGAGGCCGCCTAG
- a CDS encoding DEAD/DEAH box helicase: MSSRGAGLLAPEGLGRVVASLGPRPASLVEPPGDLHPALREALRRGGMARLYSHQREAYERLRCGENVVVATATASGKSLCYKLFAFQGVLEEPRSRALFLYPTKALAQDQLGKIRAFGLRGVRPATYDGDTPQPLRADIRRRANVVLTNPDMLSVGILPNHDAWGPFLRGLRVVAVDEAHVLRGVFGSHVAAVLRRLRRLARLHGGDPRFVLTSATIANPQELAETLTGLPFSPVERDGAPSGERRVVFRNPPLLDRERGERRSLLTEGALVFAALVSQGVRTIAFARTRRAAELIYRYAADRLGPEGARRISPYRAGYTPGERREIEGRLFRGELLGVVSTNALELGVDVGSLDAAICCGYPGSVASVWQQWGRAGRGEGASLAVYIPGRDALDQFLYENPQRILGRRVEAARLTLDNPYILAPHLLAAAREAPLEPEDEEFFGPQYGRVAGELEEAGALLRSGGRLVYAGVGSPARGISLRSASSETVVIADGEGELVGTAEAARAPSELHPGAVYLHRGAAYEVERLDLAARRALVRRVPDRFYTRPRVETDVEILEELERRPLSGGALLHRGRVRTTDAVTHYKKVRVADDREVGVFPLDLPEVSLETQALWVTLPPPPPEGRPSFEGFGGALHAAEHGLIGLLPLFAMCDRADIGGLSTPVHRQTGRPTIFVYDGYPGGVGIAHRGFDAFPSLARDALGAIVRCPCERGCPGCVQSPKCGNWNEPLSKEGAVWLLRFVLGQVDRHPALS, translated from the coding sequence GTGAGCTCTAGGGGCGCGGGCCTCCTCGCCCCGGAGGGGCTCGGCCGGGTGGTGGCGAGCCTCGGGCCCCGCCCCGCGAGCCTCGTCGAGCCGCCCGGCGACCTCCACCCCGCCCTGCGCGAGGCGCTCCGGCGGGGCGGCATGGCCCGCCTGTACTCCCACCAGCGGGAGGCCTACGAGCGGCTGCGCTGCGGGGAGAACGTGGTGGTCGCCACCGCCACCGCGAGCGGGAAGTCCCTCTGCTACAAGCTCTTCGCCTTCCAGGGCGTCCTGGAGGAGCCCCGCAGCCGGGCGCTGTTCCTCTACCCCACGAAGGCGCTCGCCCAGGACCAGCTCGGCAAGATCCGGGCCTTCGGGCTGCGCGGCGTCCGACCGGCCACCTACGACGGGGACACCCCCCAGCCCCTGCGGGCGGACATCCGGCGGCGGGCCAACGTCGTGCTCACCAACCCGGACATGCTGAGCGTGGGCATCCTCCCCAACCACGACGCCTGGGGGCCCTTTCTGCGGGGGCTGCGGGTGGTGGCGGTGGACGAGGCGCACGTGCTGCGCGGGGTCTTCGGCTCGCACGTGGCGGCGGTCCTGCGGCGGCTGCGGCGGTTGGCGCGGCTGCACGGCGGCGACCCCCGCTTCGTCCTCACCAGCGCCACCATCGCCAACCCCCAGGAGCTCGCCGAGACCCTCACCGGGCTCCCCTTCTCCCCGGTGGAGCGGGACGGGGCGCCCTCCGGGGAGCGCCGGGTCGTCTTCCGCAACCCCCCGCTGCTGGACCGGGAGCGCGGCGAGCGGCGGAGCCTGCTCACCGAGGGGGCGCTGGTCTTCGCCGCGCTCGTCTCGCAGGGGGTAAGGACCATAGCCTTCGCCCGCACCCGCCGGGCGGCCGAGCTCATCTACCGCTACGCCGCCGACCGGCTCGGCCCCGAGGGGGCGCGCAGGATCTCGCCCTACCGCGCCGGGTACACCCCGGGGGAGCGCCGGGAGATAGAGGGGCGCCTGTTCCGCGGCGAGCTGCTCGGGGTGGTCTCCACCAACGCCCTGGAGCTGGGGGTGGACGTGGGGTCGCTGGACGCCGCGATCTGCTGCGGGTACCCGGGCAGCGTGGCCTCCGTCTGGCAGCAGTGGGGGCGGGCCGGGCGCGGGGAGGGGGCCTCCCTCGCCGTCTACATCCCCGGGCGGGACGCGCTGGACCAGTTCCTCTACGAGAACCCGCAGCGGATCCTGGGGCGGCGGGTGGAGGCCGCCCGCCTCACGCTGGATAACCCCTACATCCTCGCCCCGCACCTGCTCGCGGCGGCCCGCGAGGCCCCTCTGGAGCCCGAAGACGAGGAGTTCTTCGGGCCGCAGTACGGGCGGGTGGCCGGGGAGCTGGAGGAGGCCGGGGCGCTGCTCCGGAGCGGCGGGCGGCTGGTGTACGCCGGGGTGGGCAGCCCGGCGCGCGGGATCTCGCTGCGCTCCGCCTCCTCGGAGACGGTCGTGATCGCCGACGGGGAGGGGGAGCTGGTGGGGACCGCCGAGGCCGCCCGCGCCCCCTCCGAGCTCCACCCGGGGGCGGTGTATTTGCACCGCGGGGCGGCCTACGAGGTGGAGCGTCTGGACCTCGCGGCCCGCCGGGCGCTCGTCCGCCGGGTCCCCGACCGCTTCTACACCCGGCCGCGGGTGGAGACGGACGTGGAGATCCTGGAGGAGCTGGAGAGGCGGCCGCTCTCGGGCGGGGCTCTCCTCCACCGGGGCCGGGTGAGGACCACCGACGCCGTGACCCATTACAAGAAGGTCCGGGTCGCCGACGACCGGGAGGTGGGGGTGTTCCCGCTGGACCTGCCGGAGGTCTCGCTCGAGACGCAGGCCCTCTGGGTCACGCTGCCCCCTCCCCCGCCGGAGGGCCGCCCGAGCTTCGAGGGCTTCGGCGGCGCCCTGCACGCCGCCGAGCACGGCCTAATCGGGCTTCTGCCCCTCTTTGCCATGTGCGACCGGGCGGACATCGGCGGGCTCTCCACCCCGGTCCACCGCCAGACGGGCCGGCCCACGATCTTCGTCTACGACGGCTACCCGGGCGGGGTCGGTATAGCGCACCGCGGCTTCGACGCCTTCCCCTCCCTGGCCCGCGACGCCCTGGGCGCCATCGTGCGCTGCCCGTGCGAGCGGGGGTGCCCGGGCTGCGTCCAGTCCCCGAAGTGCGGCAACTGGAACGAGCCGCTGAGCAAGGAGGGGGCGGTATGGCTGCTGCGCTTCGTGCTCGGGCAGGTGGACCGGCACCCGGCCCTCTCGTGA